DNA from Streptomyces sp. Edi4:
GGTATCTCTACACCTTCCTGCGCCGTTCCGACTCAATGATCGGGCGAATGGATCAGGCCGCCAAACGCCGGGGCTATTCCCAGCCCGCCGTCAGCTACCAGATCCAACGCCTCGAACGGGCCCTGGGCGCCCGGCTGTTCGGCCGGTACTGCACAGGAGCCGGGCTCACTCGTGAGGGCCGCATGATCCTGCCTTCGGCGCGGGCCATGCTCACCCTCTTCGAAAGCATCAAGAGCGTCGCCGGCGTCCGAGCGCGGCGCGTGGCCGGGCTCCGGCCTTGCGGACACGGACTCCGGCGAACGCGCCGACCCCGGCCGGGGCACGCGTCGCCCGCCCCACCGGGACGCGTTCCGGCCACCCCGGCCGAAGGGACCCGGCCGGGGAACGGGCCGGAACGAGCCACCCTGACTCAAGATCAACTACTGCTCGCGCCGCGCGATCTACGATGCGGACGGATTCGCCGTACGTACTCG
Protein-coding regions in this window:
- a CDS encoding LysR family transcriptional regulator, yielding MDQAAKRRGYSQPAVSYQIQRLERALGARLFGRYCTGAGLTREGRMILPSARAMLTLFESIKSVAGVRARRVAGLRPCGHGLRRTRRPRPGHASPAPPGRVPATPAEGTRPGNGPERATLTQDQLLLAPRDLRCGRIRRTYSNRRQDRVERQDRERQASSHRDRCGLRHRGGDRPPAP